The Aminithiophilus ramosus genome contains a region encoding:
- a CDS encoding ABC transporter ATP-binding protein, with the protein MINFFQNKYAMSEKGAKDLLRSIIWTTLMNISFMLPIILSFKFLDEHMRYLLNDSGGAVSGSLYYVVMSAAFFIVMFILAYFQYDSAYTKIYEESARRRISLAETLRKLPLSFFSKKDIADLSSTIMEDATQIEMLFSHAVPQLYAAGLTVFIMGIMMFIYNWMLSLAVFWVVPVAVLVFYLSSKMQKRMHANIYYIKRDISDNIQEIIDSVHEIKSYNREEDYSIALNIKLDDYEKHMIKSELLIGTFINFSHVILTLGLPSVILAGAYLLSTGFVNIFTYLVFIVITARIYNPIMEAMNKLALLLFLGVRINRMKEMDAMPKQSGKSEFSPKNYDIKFKNVDFSYQDGVQTLKNVSFTAKQGDVTALVGPSGGGKSTAAKLCARFWDIDKGVITLGGEDISLVDPETLLNNFSIVFQDVTLFNSSIMENIRIGKKDASDEEVIQAARMAQCDEFVTKLPQGYGTPIGENGERLSGGERQRISIARAILKDAPIILLDEATASLDAENESKIQSALSELIKDKTVLVIAHRMRTVSGADEIVVIKDGTVAEAGTPLELKEKQGLFSSMLKAQYQ; encoded by the coding sequence ATGATAAATTTTTTTCAGAATAAATACGCAATGTCTGAAAAAGGCGCAAAAGATCTTTTACGTTCTATCATTTGGACTACATTAATGAACATTAGTTTTATGCTGCCAATCATACTCAGCTTCAAATTTCTGGATGAGCACATGCGCTACCTGTTAAACGATTCCGGCGGTGCCGTAAGCGGATCTCTCTATTATGTTGTCATGTCTGCAGCTTTTTTTATTGTCATGTTTATTCTTGCGTATTTTCAATACGATTCGGCTTATACGAAGATATATGAAGAAAGCGCGAGGAGAAGGATCAGCCTGGCAGAAACTCTGCGAAAACTGCCGCTATCCTTTTTTAGCAAAAAAGACATCGCCGACTTAAGCTCCACGATCATGGAAGACGCAACACAGATCGAAATGCTATTTTCTCATGCGGTCCCTCAACTTTACGCGGCAGGACTTACGGTTTTCATCATGGGAATTATGATGTTCATTTACAATTGGATGCTCTCTCTTGCCGTATTTTGGGTGGTTCCAGTTGCCGTTTTGGTATTCTACTTATCTAGTAAGATGCAAAAACGCATGCATGCGAATATTTACTATATCAAAAGAGATATTTCGGACAACATTCAGGAAATCATCGATTCAGTCCATGAAATAAAATCGTACAACAGGGAAGAGGACTATTCTATAGCCTTAAACATCAAGCTGGATGACTATGAAAAACATATGATCAAGAGCGAGCTGTTAATCGGAACATTTATCAATTTCTCACATGTCATCTTAACGCTTGGCCTTCCAAGTGTTATATTAGCCGGAGCTTATCTGTTATCAACAGGGTTCGTAAACATTTTTACATATCTTGTTTTTATTGTGATCACGGCTCGTATATACAATCCAATAATGGAAGCCATGAATAAGCTGGCGTTGCTCCTGTTCCTGGGCGTGCGTATAAACCGCATGAAAGAAATGGACGCAATGCCTAAACAGAGTGGCAAAAGTGAGTTTTCACCCAAAAATTATGACATCAAATTCAAAAATGTCGACTTTTCCTATCAAGACGGAGTACAAACATTAAAAAACGTCAGCTTTACTGCAAAGCAGGGTGACGTAACGGCGCTTGTCGGCCCTTCCGGCGGTGGAAAGAGCACGGCGGCAAAGTTATGCGCGCGCTTCTGGGATATAGACAAGGGAGTTATTACCTTGGGCGGCGAAGATATTTCCCTTGTTGATCCCGAAACGCTTCTGAATAACTTCTCCATCGTTTTTCAGGATGTAACTCTATTTAATTCAAGTATTATGGAGAATATCCGCATTGGGAAGAAAGACGCGTCCGATGAAGAAGTCATACAGGCGGCGCGCATGGCACAATGCGATGAATTCGTAACGAAGCTCCCACAGGGATACGGCACACCGATAGGTGAAAACGGCGAAAGATTGTCCGGCGGAGAGCGGCAGCGTATATCCATAGCCAGAGCGATACTGAAAGACGCGCCCATCATCCTGCTGGATGAGGCCACAGCGTCTCTGGACGCAGAAAATGAGAGCAAAATCCAGAGCGCACTCAGCGAACTCATCAAAGACAAGACCGTCCTGGTCATTGCTCACCGCATGAGGACAGTTTCAGGAGCTGATGAGATAGTTGTCATCAAAGACGGCACTGTCGCCGAGGCAGGCACGCCTTTGGAGCTTAAAGAAAAACAGGGGCTCTTTTCCTCGATGTTAAAGGCACAGTACCAATGA
- a CDS encoding HD-GYP domain-containing protein → MIAESEKSLHTSLLPALLVAFVLLLPPLPASAGGLAPLRLLPEGKGENPFAQESIDGKKLERGLKVIGIGVAGGLFWIVSLRRRVAVRTRQLRSQLERVRQAEGEIARLHAELVRTRSEIAFTLGEVIESRSHETAHHVRRVAAMTEFLALEEGCSAEKAGLVGLASALHDVGKIAVPDAILNKPGRLTAEEFDVVRTHTTMGHRILSACGGGSLFDLAASIALEHHEKWDGSGYPQGLAGEAISPEARLVAIADVFDALAGRRVYKAPWPLDRIVHELIAERGRHFEPAVVDLFLQNLEKILSICRAFPDGSVKDTGEEHLSPSEERTA, encoded by the coding sequence ATGATCGCAGAGTCCGAAAAGAGTCTTCACACATCACTTCTTCCGGCCCTGCTCGTCGCTTTCGTCCTTCTTCTCCCGCCTCTTCCGGCCTCTGCCGGCGGCCTTGCCCCTCTCCGTCTCCTCCCTGAAGGCAAGGGTGAGAATCCCTTCGCCCAAGAGAGCATCGACGGAAAGAAGCTGGAGAGGGGACTGAAGGTCATCGGCATCGGCGTCGCGGGAGGCCTTTTCTGGATCGTCTCCCTGAGACGCCGCGTCGCCGTCCGCACGCGCCAGCTCCGTTCCCAGCTGGAGAGAGTCAGGCAGGCCGAGGGTGAAATCGCCCGCCTCCACGCCGAGCTGGTGCGGACGCGATCGGAGATCGCCTTCACCTTGGGCGAAGTCATCGAGAGTCGCTCTCATGAGACGGCCCATCATGTGCGTCGCGTCGCCGCCATGACGGAGTTTCTGGCCCTGGAAGAGGGCTGCTCCGCCGAAAAGGCCGGTCTCGTCGGCCTGGCCTCGGCCCTTCACGATGTGGGAAAGATCGCCGTTCCCGACGCCATCCTCAACAAGCCGGGCAGACTGACGGCCGAGGAGTTCGACGTCGTCCGCACCCACACGACGATGGGGCACCGCATCCTGAGCGCCTGCGGAGGAGGCTCCCTCTTCGATCTCGCCGCCTCCATCGCCTTGGAACACCACGAAAAATGGGACGGCAGCGGCTACCCGCAGGGGCTCGCCGGCGAAGCCATCTCTCCCGAGGCCCGCCTCGTGGCCATTGCCGACGTCTTCGACGCCCTGGCCGGCAGGAGGGTCTACAAGGCTCCCTGGCCCCTCGATCGCATCGTCCACGAACTCATCGCGGAGCGGGGACGGCACTTCGAGCCCGCCGTCGTCGATCTTTTCCTGCAAAACCTCGAAAAAATCCTCTCCATCTGTCGGGCCTTTCCCGACGGCTCCGTCAAAGACACAGGCGAGGAACACCTCTCCCCCTCGGAGGAGCGGACGGCCTGA
- a CDS encoding proline racemase family protein has translation MPSFDRIVHAVDSHTGGEPTRVVMSGLPRLEGATMLDRYQEIAEKGDGLRRFLMWEPRGHRDMFGALLFPAVTAEADYGVIFCDNRGFLTMCGHGSIGVAKTLVATGAVATTHPTTTVRLDTPVGLVELTVETPEGGPVGPVRLRNVPAVVIAMDRSLTLSTRAKTIAYDVVFGGLLFALVDAGQFDLEIEAANASELTRIGMELLRDINASATYEHPANPKIRKVSHIELFRKGDPTRNAVVFGNGQLDRSPCGTGTSSKVALLAARGELAPGELFVHQSITGSQFVASYEEGPEIAGRPSVIPHIRGRAFLTAMTDFVAEADDPQKEGFFLG, from the coding sequence ATGCCGTCTTTCGATCGCATCGTCCACGCCGTCGACTCTCACACGGGAGGGGAGCCGACGCGGGTCGTCATGAGCGGCCTGCCCCGTCTGGAGGGGGCCACCATGCTCGACCGCTATCAGGAGATCGCCGAGAAGGGCGACGGCCTTCGGCGCTTCCTCATGTGGGAGCCCCGGGGCCATCGCGACATGTTCGGGGCCCTCCTCTTCCCCGCCGTCACGGCCGAGGCCGATTACGGCGTCATCTTCTGCGACAACAGGGGTTTTCTCACCATGTGCGGCCACGGCTCCATCGGCGTCGCCAAGACCCTCGTCGCCACAGGGGCCGTGGCCACGACTCATCCGACGACGACGGTGCGCCTCGATACGCCCGTGGGCCTCGTCGAGCTGACCGTCGAGACGCCCGAGGGGGGCCCCGTCGGCCCTGTCCGTCTCAGGAACGTCCCCGCCGTCGTCATCGCCATGGACCGGAGCCTGACCCTGTCGACGAGGGCGAAGACGATCGCCTACGACGTCGTCTTCGGCGGCCTCCTCTTCGCCCTCGTCGACGCCGGGCAGTTCGATCTCGAAATCGAGGCGGCCAACGCCTCCGAACTGACGCGGATCGGCATGGAACTCCTCCGGGACATCAACGCCTCGGCGACCTACGAGCACCCGGCCAATCCCAAGATCCGAAAGGTCAGCCACATCGAACTTTTCCGAAAGGGCGATCCGACGAGAAACGCCGTCGTCTTCGGCAACGGCCAGCTCGATCGCAGCCCCTGCGGCACGGGGACATCCTCCAAGGTGGCCCTTCTCGCCGCCCGGGGCGAGCTGGCTCCCGGCGAGCTCTTCGTCCATCAGTCCATAACGGGGTCCCAGTTCGTCGCCTCCTACGAGGAGGGGCCCGAGATCGCCGGTCGGCCCTCCGTCATTCCCCACATCAGGGGAAGGGCCTTCCTGACGGCCATGACGGACTTCGTCGCCGAGGCCGACGATCCCCAGAAGGAAGGCTTTTTCCTGGGGTGA
- a CDS encoding DUF4198 domain-containing protein — protein sequence MRKKLIALVAALAVVSFAFPAFAHFQMVYTPESALERPEELHFKVVFTHPFEAGHTMDMAGVEQFYMVNKGEKKDLKGSLSPIFWSGLSNTGKAYEAKVPLRGMGDFVFGLVPAPYYEPSEEVWMQQCTKVIVNVAGLPTDWDSEIGLPVEILPLAKPYGLWTGNVFSGVVKADGKPVPFAEIEVEFLNHRPDVENNRFAKEGEVEAPQDCFVTQTIRADANGTFVYALPREGWWGFAALGVKTLEYKGAELGQDAVLWVQVRDMK from the coding sequence ATGCGCAAAAAACTGATCGCCCTCGTCGCGGCCCTGGCCGTCGTCTCCTTCGCCTTCCCCGCCTTCGCCCACTTCCAGATGGTCTACACGCCCGAAAGCGCCCTGGAGCGCCCCGAGGAGCTCCACTTCAAGGTCGTCTTCACCCACCCCTTCGAGGCGGGTCACACGATGGACATGGCCGGAGTCGAACAGTTCTACATGGTCAACAAGGGAGAGAAAAAGGACCTCAAGGGAAGCCTGAGCCCCATCTTCTGGAGCGGCCTCTCCAACACGGGCAAGGCCTACGAGGCCAAAGTGCCCCTCCGCGGCATGGGCGACTTCGTCTTCGGCCTCGTTCCGGCCCCCTACTATGAGCCCTCCGAAGAGGTCTGGATGCAGCAGTGCACCAAGGTCATCGTCAACGTGGCGGGCCTCCCCACCGATTGGGACAGCGAGATCGGCCTCCCCGTCGAGATCCTCCCCCTGGCCAAGCCCTACGGCCTCTGGACGGGCAACGTCTTCAGCGGCGTCGTCAAGGCCGACGGCAAGCCAGTGCCCTTCGCCGAGATCGAGGTCGAATTCCTCAATCACAGGCCCGACGTGGAGAACAACCGCTTCGCCAAGGAAGGCGAGGTCGAGGCGCCTCAGGACTGCTTCGTCACCCAGACGATCAGGGCCGACGCCAACGGCACCTTCGTCTACGCCCTTCCCCGCGAGGGCTGGTGGGGCTTCGCCGCTCTGGGCGTCAAGACCCTGGAGTACAAGGGAGCCGAGCTGGGCCAGGACGCCGTTCTCTGGGTCCAGGTCCGGGACATGAAGTAG
- a CDS encoding ABC transporter ATP-binding protein, translated as MHKEKKPFILKRFTPYMGKKKTLLPLSLVLSGVSAALNILPFVLVWHITRDILSAPGAIDFSSLSVYAWLAFTSAIGGIALYFCALTSSHLAAFRVEVGMQKIGMEKVLAMPLGFFDQQASGRIRKIVNDGAGTTHSFLAHQLPDMAGSIVSPVILLALIFIVDWSMGLACLVPIILGFITMRFMISPEGKKFQKMYYDSLEEMSAESVEYICGIPVVKTFGQTIFSFKRFYNSIIKYKEMVYAYTLLWRKLMSFYLVIMQSAAFFLIPMGIFLIKSGKNIPLVLSDFIFYLLISPTFTLILMKSMHFQHDIAIAQQAIDRLDNLLAYPQMCYNNSVKTIKDHSLEFKNVIFSYKSTKKRAIDKISFKLNDGETFALVGYSGGGKTTIARLAARFWDVDEGEVLIGGVNVKDIPKKELMNSISFVFQNTRLFKGSLMENIVFGKNNAEKKEINRAIELSQSTEIVDNLQKGLDTVIGSKGTYLSGGEQQRIALARAILKDSPIVLLDEATAFADPENENLIQKALKELRRGKTTLMIAHRLTSVQNVDKILVIENGKIIEAGSHEELLAKGNLYKTMWDEYQKSIAWKIGAKDTVSIGG; from the coding sequence ATGCATAAAGAAAAGAAACCCTTTATTTTAAAAAGATTCACGCCTTATATGGGAAAAAAGAAAACGCTTCTGCCTTTATCGCTCGTATTGTCAGGCGTTTCCGCTGCGCTCAATATCCTGCCCTTCGTACTCGTATGGCACATAACACGGGACATATTGTCCGCACCTGGGGCTATCGATTTTTCAAGCCTCAGCGTTTACGCATGGCTTGCCTTTACAAGCGCAATCGGAGGAATAGCCCTCTATTTCTGTGCACTTACAAGCTCGCATCTTGCAGCCTTCCGCGTGGAGGTCGGGATGCAGAAGATCGGGATGGAAAAGGTGCTGGCCATGCCGCTCGGGTTCTTTGACCAGCAAGCCAGCGGTCGGATACGCAAAATCGTAAATGACGGAGCGGGAACGACGCATTCATTCCTGGCACATCAGCTCCCGGATATGGCTGGCAGTATCGTCTCCCCCGTTATTCTTTTAGCGCTGATTTTTATAGTGGACTGGAGCATGGGGCTTGCCTGCCTGGTTCCAATTATTTTGGGCTTTATCACAATGAGGTTCATGATAAGCCCTGAAGGCAAAAAATTTCAAAAAATGTACTATGACTCTTTAGAAGAGATGAGCGCCGAATCCGTTGAATATATTTGCGGTATTCCCGTTGTAAAGACCTTTGGCCAAACTATTTTTTCTTTCAAACGCTTTTATAACAGCATTATCAAATATAAAGAAATGGTTTACGCCTACACGCTTCTTTGGCGGAAACTAATGTCCTTCTATCTTGTTATTATGCAGTCAGCCGCTTTCTTTCTGATTCCAATGGGAATTTTTTTAATAAAAAGCGGAAAAAACATCCCCCTCGTGCTTTCAGATTTTATTTTTTATCTTCTGATATCGCCAACCTTTACCTTAATCCTGATGAAATCTATGCATTTCCAACATGATATCGCGATTGCCCAGCAGGCAATCGACAGACTGGACAATCTTCTGGCCTATCCACAAATGTGCTATAACAACAGCGTAAAAACCATAAAAGATCATAGTTTAGAGTTTAAAAACGTTATATTTTCATATAAAAGCACAAAAAAGCGTGCTATAGATAAAATAAGCTTTAAATTGAACGATGGAGAAACATTTGCCCTTGTAGGATACTCAGGAGGCGGAAAAACGACAATTGCAAGGCTTGCCGCCCGCTTCTGGGATGTTGATGAAGGTGAAGTGCTGATAGGCGGGGTCAATGTCAAGGACATCCCTAAAAAAGAACTAATGAACAGTATTTCATTTGTATTTCAAAATACAAGGCTGTTTAAAGGATCATTGATGGAAAATATTGTTTTCGGTAAAAACAATGCCGAGAAAAAAGAGATAAACAGAGCTATAGAACTTTCTCAGTCAACAGAAATTGTAGACAATCTACAAAAGGGTCTTGATACGGTTATAGGCTCAAAAGGAACCTATCTCTCCGGTGGAGAGCAACAAAGAATCGCACTCGCCCGGGCAATTCTAAAAGATTCCCCAATTGTACTCCTAGATGAGGCAACAGCCTTTGCTGACCCAGAAAACGAAAATTTAATACAGAAAGCCTTGAAGGAACTCCGTCGCGGGAAAACAACACTTATGATCGCGCATCGCCTGACCAGCGTTCAAAATGTCGACAAAATATTGGTGATTGAAAACGGTAAAATCATAGAGGCAGGCTCACACGAAGAGTTGTTGGCCAAGGGCAATTTATATAAAACCATGTGGGACGAATATCAAAAATCCATCGCGTGGAAAATTGGGGCAAAAGACACTGTAAGCATAGGAGGATAA
- a CDS encoding metal-dependent transcriptional regulator: MEDYLEAALILELEGRDVAVTTLAERLSVSKPSVVSCVKRLIEADLVLHEQYGKIHLTEEGRERALRIYRRHRFLCDLVGNVLSLPSDRAALLACEMEHHLDEETERNLFGVMDILASRFERGVLPNLVREKAEEGDDAPLPLSLLKKNQEGLVKHLLGDRAVQETGRCLGLVPGAVVRCLVPLGHEGSHDLVVEMDGQPRLVTSRTALAVWCAPLP, from the coding sequence ATGGAGGATTACCTCGAGGCCGCCCTGATCCTCGAGCTGGAAGGCCGCGACGTGGCCGTCACGACCCTGGCCGAAAGGCTCAGCGTCAGCAAGCCCTCCGTCGTCTCCTGCGTCAAGCGTCTCATCGAGGCGGACCTCGTCCTCCACGAGCAGTACGGGAAGATCCACCTCACCGAGGAGGGAAGGGAACGAGCCCTTCGCATCTACCGCCGGCACCGCTTTCTCTGCGATCTCGTGGGAAACGTCCTCTCCCTCCCCTCCGATCGGGCCGCCCTGCTGGCCTGCGAGATGGAGCACCACCTCGACGAAGAGACGGAACGGAATCTTTTCGGCGTCATGGACATCCTGGCCAGCCGTTTCGAGCGGGGGGTCCTTCCGAACCTCGTCCGGGAAAAGGCCGAAGAGGGCGACGACGCCCCCCTTCCCCTGAGCCTGCTCAAGAAGAATCAGGAAGGCCTGGTGAAACACCTCCTCGGAGACAGAGCCGTTCAGGAGACGGGCCGTTGCCTCGGCCTCGTCCCCGGCGCCGTCGTCCGCTGTCTCGTCCCTCTCGGTCACGAAGGGTCGCACGACCTCGTCGTCGAAATGGACGGCCAGCCCCGCCTGGTGACAAGCCGGACGGCCCTGGCCGTCTGGTGCGCCCCCCTCCCCTGA
- a CDS encoding DUF4198 domain-containing protein encodes MLSLFNGRTLRTALAVAAFSLSALPAAQAHDFWVNAAEPVGGIVKAEIGYGHDFPKAEPIPEDRVHLFDALQLVTPKGAMKLDQVGENYAFQGRADLQRGSYLVLGTYFPTFWSKGEGGWSQTNRLQRPDATYCEEVLMFAKTVLNVDGGRDDAFISKPAGQGLEIVPLVNPAKVRTGEKFPVQVFYKGKPAKTVKVEAVFAGFSDKEYKAFQGRTDLEGKIDIIPLKAGQWFAEVEYSEPHPDKTKADDLIYLSTLSFRIDD; translated from the coding sequence ATGCTTTCCCTTTTCAACGGCAGAACGCTCCGCACAGCCCTGGCCGTCGCGGCCTTCTCCCTCTCGGCCCTTCCCGCCGCTCAGGCTCACGATTTCTGGGTCAACGCCGCCGAGCCCGTCGGAGGCATCGTCAAGGCCGAGATCGGTTACGGCCACGACTTCCCCAAGGCAGAGCCGATTCCAGAAGACCGCGTCCATCTCTTCGACGCTCTCCAACTGGTGACGCCCAAAGGGGCGATGAAGCTCGACCAGGTCGGCGAGAATTACGCCTTCCAGGGCAGAGCCGACCTCCAGAGGGGAAGCTACCTCGTCCTGGGCACCTACTTCCCCACCTTCTGGTCCAAGGGAGAGGGCGGCTGGTCTCAGACCAACCGACTCCAGCGCCCCGACGCGACCTATTGTGAAGAGGTGCTCATGTTCGCCAAGACCGTCCTCAACGTCGACGGAGGCCGTGACGACGCCTTCATCTCCAAACCGGCGGGACAGGGCCTCGAAATCGTGCCTCTCGTCAATCCCGCTAAGGTCAGGACGGGCGAGAAGTTCCCCGTCCAGGTCTTCTACAAGGGCAAGCCGGCCAAGACCGTCAAGGTCGAGGCCGTCTTCGCCGGCTTCTCCGACAAGGAATACAAGGCCTTTCAGGGAAGGACCGATCTCGAGGGCAAGATCGACATCATTCCCCTGAAGGCGGGACAGTGGTTCGCCGAGGTCGAATATTCCGAACCCCACCCCGACAAGACGAAGGCCGACGACCTGATCTATCTTTCCACCCTCTCTTTCCGCATCGACGACTGA
- a CDS encoding AraC family transcriptional regulator — protein MRQEERSVRFDEELNVEIYRFRGIMQKFPCHFHDHYVIGLVEEGRRRLICRKREFILGPGQIVLFNPFDDHGCEPLDDRPLTYGCLNLSRETMARLVGLSPGSSLPRFVSPVIVDERASRLLQRAQQALADEAPVETRRPLLERVAAEILLPHSLPQTAAEPSDPRIERICDYIEGSYNRKIDLDTLSDLVQANKYHLLRSFSRAKGVTPYRYVQTVRINRAKNLIRTGRSLSDVAFETGFSDQSHFSSFFKNFIGVTPKKYKDLFQRHLDA, from the coding sequence GTGCGACAGGAGGAGCGTTCCGTCCGCTTCGACGAGGAGCTGAACGTCGAAATCTACCGATTCAGGGGGATCATGCAGAAATTCCCCTGCCATTTTCATGATCACTACGTCATCGGCCTCGTCGAGGAGGGCCGGAGGCGTCTGATCTGCCGGAAAAGGGAGTTTATCCTCGGACCGGGCCAGATCGTCCTCTTCAACCCCTTCGACGACCATGGCTGCGAGCCTCTCGACGACAGGCCTCTCACCTACGGCTGCCTGAACCTCTCGCGGGAGACGATGGCCCGTCTGGTCGGCCTCTCGCCGGGATCGTCTCTCCCCCGCTTCGTCTCTCCCGTCATCGTCGACGAAAGGGCCTCCCGGCTCCTCCAGAGGGCCCAGCAGGCCCTGGCCGACGAGGCTCCCGTCGAAACGAGGAGGCCCCTCCTGGAGCGGGTGGCGGCGGAGATCCTCCTGCCCCACAGCCTTCCGCAGACGGCGGCGGAGCCCTCCGATCCCCGGATCGAACGGATCTGCGACTACATCGAGGGCAGCTACAACAGAAAGATCGACCTGGACACGCTGAGCGACCTCGTCCAGGCGAACAAGTACCACCTTCTGAGATCCTTTTCCCGCGCGAAGGGCGTCACGCCCTACCGCTACGTCCAGACCGTCCGGATCAACAGGGCCAAGAATCTCATCAGGACCGGCCGGTCCCTGTCGGACGTCGCCTTCGAGACGGGCTTCTCCGACCAGAGCCATTTTTCCTCGTTTTTCAAGAACTTCATCGGCGTCACGCCCAAAAAATACAAAGACCTTTTTCAAAGACATCTCGACGCGTGA